A single window of Archangium gephyra DNA harbors:
- a CDS encoding nuclear transport factor 2 family protein → MHPNAQLLTDFYAAFARRDGDAMASAYHPDAEFSDPAFPGLRGPRVTSMWRMLCERGTDLELTLVDAQADDRSGRARWEARYTFSMSGKKVLNRVSSEFEFKDGKILRQTDRFPFWTWARQAIGPAGLLLGWTPFLRNKVQAQARRSLDKYMEERGIKGA, encoded by the coding sequence ATGCACCCCAACGCCCAGCTCCTCACCGACTTCTACGCCGCCTTCGCCCGCCGCGACGGCGACGCCATGGCCTCCGCCTACCACCCGGACGCCGAGTTCTCCGACCCCGCCTTCCCCGGCCTGCGCGGCCCCCGCGTCACCTCCATGTGGCGCATGCTCTGCGAGCGCGGCACCGACCTCGAGCTCACCCTCGTCGACGCCCAGGCCGATGACCGCTCCGGCCGCGCCCGCTGGGAGGCCCGCTACACCTTCAGCATGTCCGGCAAGAAGGTCCTCAACCGCGTCTCCTCCGAGTTCGAGTTCAAGGACGGGAAGATCCTCCGGCAGACGGACCGCTTCCCCTTCTGGACCTGGGCCCGCCAGGCCATCGGCCCCGCCGGCCTCCTGCTCGGCTGGACTCCCTTCCTGCGCAACAAGGTCCAGGCCCAGGCCCGCCGCTCCCTCGACAAATACATGGAAGAGCGCGGAATCAAGGGAGCGTAA
- a CDS encoding cupin domain-containing protein, whose product MFRRVRLNRMLGLGVVALAGLLTACGGELPQGGTAELASSAAALEAETARPKAMIVYSPKGKVSDDGFVNLGAPENLGGEVLEGNPQIFARIDYARGPVAAGLFKATKGKIRIHFPFTEHATILEGEVTLTDEAGNTHKYKAGDSYFIRQGQVILWEVKGKEVIKSFFNTVEAP is encoded by the coding sequence ATGTTCCGTCGCGTTCGCCTCAACCGCATGCTGGGCCTTGGCGTTGTCGCTCTCGCGGGTCTCCTGACCGCTTGCGGTGGCGAGCTTCCCCAGGGTGGCACGGCGGAGCTGGCGAGCTCGGCGGCGGCGCTCGAGGCCGAGACGGCCCGCCCCAAGGCGATGATCGTCTACTCGCCCAAGGGCAAGGTGAGCGACGACGGCTTCGTGAACCTGGGCGCGCCGGAGAACCTCGGTGGCGAGGTGCTCGAGGGCAACCCCCAGATTTTCGCCCGCATCGACTACGCCCGGGGCCCCGTGGCCGCGGGCCTCTTCAAGGCGACGAAGGGCAAGATCCGCATCCACTTCCCCTTCACCGAGCACGCCACCATCCTCGAGGGCGAGGTCACGCTGACGGACGAGGCGGGCAACACCCACAAGTACAAGGCCGGGGACAGCTACTTCATCCGCCAGGGCCAGGTCATCCTGTGGGAGGTGAAGGGCAAGGAGGTCATCAAGTCGTTCTTCAACACCGTCGAGGCCCCGTAG
- a CDS encoding bifunctional metallophosphatase/5'-nucleotidase, with product MNKPAALLTSLLLLPACQTTRTVTLVGMTDYHSHAVPFYSEGEPGQGGVARALAYLREAKARPDTLGVSGGDTLNKGVPTWSDEYGCVEWPWFNGVLDVMALGNHDLDYGAEAFERCRASASYPVLCANLVGADGAAYLRVEGKPYVVREVGGVRVGFFAVAGPDMQRLVKAENLPAGTRWTDATEAARAVVEALRTREHVDAVVLLGHQLREDDEALAREVSGIDVIMGSHSHQKTELGVLPGTRTWYLAPYQYLAYLSEVRLRFRGGRLEGVEGGLVKMDGTKREDPETAAEVGRLQRALVAKRPERFEVLGHLDRPLRDEGLTTGQAEVGTWAAEVWRRAAGAHAFFALSASFRGGLPAGAVTVEDFLGAIPYRNLLVTAELTGAQLADWVALSESKRGTDSYSQRSGVRYELEDGRPVRLRVLKDPSHPEAGDEPVKPEATYRVATLDFQAFVAGGYKEALSLAGNVRRTELDAHTLLMDALRKGVTDSGIGQPHAK from the coding sequence ATGAACAAGCCTGCCGCCCTTCTCACGAGCCTGCTGTTGCTTCCCGCCTGCCAGACGACGCGTACGGTGACGCTGGTGGGGATGACGGACTACCACTCGCACGCGGTGCCCTTCTATTCGGAGGGGGAGCCGGGGCAGGGGGGAGTGGCGCGGGCGCTGGCGTATCTCCGGGAGGCGAAGGCGAGGCCGGACACGCTGGGGGTGTCCGGAGGGGACACGTTGAACAAGGGCGTGCCCACGTGGAGTGACGAGTACGGGTGCGTGGAGTGGCCGTGGTTCAACGGCGTGCTGGACGTGATGGCGCTGGGCAACCACGACCTGGACTACGGGGCGGAGGCCTTCGAGCGGTGCCGGGCGAGCGCGAGCTACCCGGTGCTGTGCGCCAACCTGGTGGGGGCGGACGGAGCGGCGTACCTGCGGGTGGAGGGAAAGCCCTACGTGGTGCGGGAGGTGGGAGGCGTGCGGGTGGGCTTCTTCGCGGTGGCGGGGCCGGACATGCAGCGTCTGGTGAAGGCGGAGAACCTGCCGGCGGGGACGCGGTGGACGGACGCGACGGAGGCGGCGCGGGCGGTGGTGGAGGCGCTGCGCACGCGGGAGCACGTGGACGCGGTGGTGCTGCTCGGGCACCAGCTGCGCGAGGACGACGAGGCGCTGGCGCGGGAGGTGTCAGGCATTGACGTCATCATGGGCTCGCACTCGCACCAGAAGACGGAGCTGGGCGTGCTGCCGGGGACGAGGACCTGGTACCTCGCTCCGTACCAATACCTCGCCTACCTCTCGGAGGTGCGGTTGCGCTTCCGGGGTGGACGGCTGGAGGGGGTGGAGGGCGGGCTGGTGAAGATGGACGGCACGAAGCGGGAGGATCCGGAGACGGCGGCGGAGGTGGGGCGGCTGCAGCGGGCGCTGGTGGCGAAGCGGCCCGAGCGCTTCGAGGTGCTGGGCCACCTGGACAGGCCCCTGCGGGACGAGGGCCTCACGACGGGACAGGCGGAGGTGGGCACCTGGGCGGCGGAGGTGTGGCGCCGGGCGGCGGGGGCGCACGCCTTCTTCGCGCTGTCGGCGAGCTTCCGGGGCGGGCTGCCGGCGGGGGCGGTGACGGTGGAGGACTTCCTGGGGGCCATTCCGTACCGCAACCTGCTGGTGACGGCGGAGCTGACGGGGGCGCAGCTGGCGGACTGGGTGGCCCTGAGCGAGTCGAAGCGGGGGACGGACAGCTACAGCCAGCGCAGTGGTGTCCGGTACGAGCTGGAGGACGGGAGGCCGGTGCGCCTGCGGGTGCTGAAGGACCCATCCCACCCGGAGGCGGGGGACGAGCCGGTGAAACCGGAGGCGACGTACCGGGTGGCGACGTTGGACTTCCAGGCCTTCGTGGCTGGCGGCTACAAGGAAGCGCTGTCTCTGGCGGGCAACGTGCGTCGCACGGAGCTGGATGCACACACCTTGCTCATGGACGCACTGCGCAAGGGCGTCACGGATTCAGGGATTGGACAGCCACACGCAAAATAA
- a CDS encoding hemerythrin domain-containing protein, with product MGMDAIALLKADHKTVETLFRKFEQAGRNAKKLKRKLVDQIVRELAVHAIIEEQILYPSIRAKATALEDQVLEALEEHHVAKWLLKELENLPPEAERFDAKVKVLIENVRTHVTEEERTLFPQVRKAFSPQELRDMAEALTLARRAAPTRPHPRAPDTPPGNLVAGAVSAVLDMGKDALRAARRKAEGLSPSPAPRAGKRARKTRDASQELPREGDGSVQDMATESSYLM from the coding sequence ATGGGAATGGATGCCATCGCGCTCTTGAAGGCGGACCACAAGACCGTGGAGACGCTCTTCCGCAAGTTCGAACAGGCCGGACGCAACGCCAAGAAGCTCAAGCGCAAGCTCGTGGATCAGATCGTCCGCGAGCTCGCCGTCCACGCCATCATCGAGGAGCAGATCCTCTATCCCTCGATTCGCGCCAAGGCCACCGCCCTCGAGGACCAGGTGCTCGAGGCCCTCGAGGAACACCACGTGGCCAAGTGGCTCCTCAAGGAGTTGGAGAACCTCCCCCCCGAGGCCGAGCGCTTCGACGCCAAGGTGAAGGTCCTCATCGAGAACGTCCGCACCCACGTCACCGAAGAGGAACGCACCCTGTTTCCCCAGGTGCGCAAGGCCTTCAGCCCTCAAGAGCTCCGCGACATGGCCGAGGCCCTGACACTCGCCAGGCGCGCCGCTCCCACCCGGCCCCATCCCCGCGCCCCGGATACCCCGCCCGGCAACCTCGTCGCCGGTGCCGTGTCCGCCGTGCTCGACATGGGCAAGGACGCCCTGCGCGCCGCTCGCCGCAAGGCCGAGGGCCTCTCGCCCTCTCCCGCTCCTCGCGCTGGCAAACGCGCTCGCAAGACGCGCGACGCCTCCCAGGAACTCCCGCGCGAGGGCGATGGCTCCGTCCAGGACATGGCCACCGAGTCCTCCTACCTGATGTGA
- a CDS encoding TIGR02265 family protein yields the protein MSMQAVVLLDTPGESDWERDLAWRMAQATAEDTARGVMFKGTLEAVRGLGDESAVRHCLEASGEEHFVDAFSYPIRSLLRMLACAARQLAPRYGGGEAALRALGRRTKADYLSSPLGRVVKVLTHGSPRRMMESAPDIHRQTRSFGKLSVEWTGLSSGRVVSRGDFLPAACQEGVLEELLCATGGRRAWVKREWVDGLDGGFAFAWE from the coding sequence ATGAGCATGCAGGCGGTGGTGCTGCTGGACACGCCGGGCGAGAGCGATTGGGAGCGGGACCTGGCGTGGAGGATGGCGCAGGCGACAGCGGAGGACACGGCGCGCGGGGTGATGTTCAAGGGAACGCTGGAGGCGGTGCGGGGGCTGGGGGACGAGTCCGCGGTGCGCCACTGCCTGGAGGCGAGTGGGGAGGAGCACTTCGTGGATGCCTTCAGCTACCCCATCCGGTCGTTGCTGAGGATGCTGGCGTGCGCGGCGAGGCAGCTGGCGCCGAGGTATGGAGGAGGGGAGGCGGCGCTGAGGGCGCTGGGGAGGAGGACGAAGGCGGACTACCTGTCCTCGCCGTTGGGGAGGGTGGTGAAGGTGCTGACGCACGGAAGCCCGAGGCGGATGATGGAGAGTGCGCCGGACATCCATCGGCAGACGAGGAGCTTCGGGAAGCTGTCGGTGGAGTGGACGGGGCTGAGCAGTGGCCGGGTGGTGAGCCGGGGAGACTTCCTGCCGGCGGCGTGTCAGGAAGGGGTGTTGGAGGAGTTGCTGTGCGCGACGGGGGGGAGGCGGGCGTGGGTGAAGCGCGAGTGGGTGGACGGATTGGATGGAGGGTTCGCGTTCGCCTGGGAGTAG
- a CDS encoding DUF2378 family protein, which yields MSVSACEAEVVEAQDLREDLEQRLALATPADTVRGTLFLGALEAVRALVGEEGVRRCVEAGGEPRFVEFFNYPVEAWLRVSETAAGVMEPRCGSWAEAQRQLGRRATGDLLKSAAGKALLLLSKGETWRLLTNMPSAYRAAVNFGERTVTLEGPTRGRVMMRRDFMPCAWHEGVLLAALEGMKARGVKVSGSRLEVLDSEYLVSWE from the coding sequence ATGAGTGTGAGCGCGTGTGAGGCCGAAGTGGTGGAAGCGCAGGATTTGCGCGAGGACCTGGAGCAACGGCTGGCGCTGGCGACTCCGGCGGACACGGTGCGGGGCACGCTCTTCCTGGGAGCGCTGGAGGCGGTGAGGGCGCTGGTGGGGGAGGAGGGGGTACGCCGGTGCGTGGAGGCGGGGGGCGAGCCGCGCTTCGTGGAGTTCTTCAACTACCCGGTGGAGGCGTGGCTGCGGGTGAGCGAGACGGCGGCGGGCGTCATGGAGCCGCGGTGTGGCAGCTGGGCGGAGGCGCAGCGTCAGCTGGGCAGGAGGGCCACGGGGGACCTGCTGAAGTCGGCGGCGGGCAAGGCGTTGCTGCTGCTCTCGAAGGGGGAGACGTGGCGGCTGCTGACGAACATGCCGTCGGCGTACCGGGCGGCGGTGAACTTCGGAGAGCGCACGGTGACGTTGGAGGGCCCCACGCGGGGCCGGGTGATGATGCGGCGCGACTTCATGCCGTGCGCCTGGCACGAGGGGGTGTTGCTGGCGGCGCTCGAGGGGATGAAGGCGCGGGGGGTGAAGGTGAGCGGCTCGAGGCTGGAGGTGCTAGACAGCGAGTACCTCGTCTCGTGGGAGTGA
- a CDS encoding sigma 54-interacting transcriptional regulator, with protein sequence MTVIQDTPTLPRSERKPLYVQVVTQPALHGCWAVNISETGIGLIATPSGPAEGPREGEDLEMAFTLPESRARIRVRGVVRWRHDPEDQDEGAVTALGVSFHGFEGSDGVTLKRYLLDHQLYVAAVYAEEGELRGLREALESHVRLRFVPTPEDLDTLLGRGDISALLVCGRDEARAIALVERLASRRAEADPTGAGPASDLSPRILYCAPAVPTRLVELFNQGKIFRALVPPFEPVALRQAVLQASRELGLRTEQRRAALELERNLLRERAREAPRLSPGANVTEEPGFRSPVMRQVLEMVRVAAPHRVAVLLQGETGTGKEVLARVIHRLSGRSNQALVVQDCGALTETLLESELFGHVKGAFTGAVADHPGLFVLADGGTIFLDEIENTTPNLQSKLLRVLESGDVRPVGGTQIRRVDVRIIAASNRDLAEEVRAGRFRSDLFYRLNSFTIDLPPLRERPEDILDLAHYFLGHFNRTLRRSASGLSGEAEQLLVAAKWPGNVRELRNCIERAVLLSGDEELVTRRHLPPALVSTAQSPHRPLRVSGAGSLRDRLEQMEKEIIREALERHGGVVRRAAAALEMDPVTLGRRVRRHGLLGKEQ encoded by the coding sequence ATGACGGTCATCCAGGACACCCCCACCCTCCCGCGCAGCGAACGCAAGCCCCTGTACGTGCAGGTGGTCACCCAGCCGGCCCTCCACGGGTGCTGGGCCGTCAACATCAGCGAGACGGGCATCGGGTTGATCGCCACGCCGAGCGGCCCGGCCGAGGGCCCTCGCGAGGGGGAGGACCTGGAGATGGCCTTCACGCTGCCCGAGTCGCGCGCGCGCATCCGCGTGCGCGGCGTGGTGCGCTGGAGGCACGACCCGGAAGACCAGGACGAAGGCGCGGTGACGGCGCTGGGCGTGAGCTTCCACGGCTTCGAGGGCTCCGACGGGGTGACGCTCAAGCGCTACCTGCTGGACCACCAGCTCTACGTGGCGGCGGTGTACGCGGAGGAGGGGGAGCTGCGCGGCCTGCGCGAGGCGCTGGAGAGCCACGTGCGGCTGCGCTTCGTGCCCACGCCCGAGGACCTGGACACGCTGCTGGGCCGCGGCGACATCAGCGCGCTGCTGGTGTGCGGGCGCGACGAGGCCCGGGCCATCGCCCTCGTGGAGCGGCTGGCCTCCCGGCGCGCGGAGGCGGACCCCACCGGCGCCGGGCCCGCGAGCGACCTGTCCCCGCGCATCCTCTATTGCGCGCCCGCGGTGCCCACGCGGCTGGTGGAGCTGTTCAACCAGGGCAAGATATTCAGGGCGCTCGTGCCTCCCTTCGAGCCGGTGGCGCTGCGCCAGGCCGTGCTCCAGGCCAGCCGCGAGCTGGGCCTGCGCACCGAGCAGCGGCGCGCGGCCCTGGAGCTGGAGCGCAACCTGCTGCGCGAGCGCGCCCGCGAGGCCCCCCGCCTCTCCCCCGGCGCCAACGTCACCGAGGAGCCCGGCTTCCGCAGCCCCGTCATGCGCCAGGTGCTGGAGATGGTGCGCGTGGCCGCTCCCCACCGCGTCGCCGTGCTGCTGCAGGGCGAGACGGGCACCGGCAAGGAGGTGCTCGCCCGCGTCATCCACCGGCTGAGTGGCCGCAGCAACCAGGCCCTCGTCGTGCAGGACTGCGGCGCCCTCACCGAGACGCTCCTGGAGAGCGAGCTCTTCGGCCACGTGAAGGGCGCCTTCACCGGCGCCGTCGCCGACCACCCCGGCCTCTTCGTGCTCGCCGACGGCGGCACCATCTTCCTGGATGAGATCGAGAACACCACCCCCAACCTCCAGTCCAAGCTGCTGCGCGTGCTGGAGAGCGGCGACGTGCGCCCCGTGGGTGGCACGCAAATCCGCCGGGTGGACGTGCGCATCATCGCCGCCAGCAACCGCGACCTCGCCGAGGAGGTGCGCGCCGGGCGCTTCCGCAGCGATCTCTTCTACCGCCTCAACAGCTTCACCATCGACCTGCCCCCGCTGCGCGAGCGCCCCGAGGACATCCTCGACCTGGCGCACTACTTCCTCGGCCACTTCAACCGCACCCTGCGGCGCTCGGCCAGCGGACTGTCCGGGGAGGCCGAGCAGCTGCTGGTGGCCGCGAAGTGGCCGGGCAACGTGCGCGAGCTGCGCAACTGCATCGAGCGCGCCGTGCTGCTCTCCGGCGACGAGGAGCTCGTCACCCGGCGCCACCTGCCCCCCGCCCTCGTGAGCACCGCGCAGAGCCCACACCGGCCCCTCCGCGTGAGCGGCGCGGGCTCGCTGCGCGACAGGCTGGAGCAGATGGAGAAGGAGATCATCCGCGAGGCGCTCGAGCGCCACGGGGGCGTGGTCCGCCGCGCCGCCGCCGCCCTGGAGATGGATCCGGTGACGCTCGGCCGCCGCGTCCGGCGCCACGGGCTGCTCGGCAAGGAGCAGTAG